A single window of Salvia splendens isolate huo1 chromosome 8, SspV2, whole genome shotgun sequence DNA harbors:
- the LOC121743963 gene encoding uncharacterized protein LOC121743963, producing the protein MEISNRKPLSDITDLHNLTPLSVLRELISSNPTRKPPLSILRSNSNSLNRKLGPESSDRSNTSIGSSSVGASSISKTVRFRNLPNALSPPTSPGDIGTKNEAYSRRNNIENSNKEREAQVIDSRTSIEKRKDKRKATAVPFSPSASKKMKENRSGICNMSVTDGVMSMRNADQRKIIEKSRKEINSDLIGFRTPLTERKDKGKAVAMPYSSLPNGKLKEIQNNICNSSTLVERSCQKGEGNHSFSCGFAEDVKESNMDKLVSHSHSSGKTEKGKANINSSNAALGKQSEIAVAAMTRSSRKMKTSVRNNNAFGVSSCPTITRTKKLQNGLDEDVKHLNSWTDPQANRKKRPKTEKTSELPEEFIREKKAYYDDIDNFELPVEEVSQDESD; encoded by the exons ATGGAGATTAGTAACCGCAAACCCTTATCCGACATCACCGACCTTCACAACCTCACGCCCCTTTCCGTTTTGCGCGAGCTCATTTCCTCCAATCCAACCCGCAAACCCCCGCTTTCCATCTTGAGGTCTAATTCCAATTCCCTCAACCGCAAATTAGGCCCCGAATCCTCCGATAGATCCAACACCAGCATCGGCTCCTCCAGCGTCGGCGCCTCCTCCATTTCCAAAACCGTTCGATTTCGAAACCTTCCGAATGCACTCTCTCCACCTACTTCTCCGG GTGATATTGGAACCAAGAATGAAGCTTACAGTCGAAGaaataatattgaaaattccaataaaGAAAGAGAGGCACAAGTGATTGATAGTCGCACATCTATTGAAAAGAGGAAGGACAAAAGGAAGGCCACTGCTGTACCGTTTAGTCCATCTGCTTctaagaaaatgaaagaaaatcgGAGTGGGATCTGTAACATGTCTGTTACTGATGGTGTTATGAGCATGCGAAATGCAGATCAAAGAAAGATTATTGAAAAATCGAGGAAAGAGATAAACTCTGATTTGATTGGTTTTCGTACACCTCTTACGGAGAGGAAGGACAAAGGGAAGGCTGTTGCCATGCCATATAGTTCATTACCTAATGGGAAGCTAAAGGAAATTCAGAATAATATTTGTAATTCCAGCACTCTGGTTGAGAGATCATGCCAGAAAGGCGAAGGAAATCACAGTTTCTCTTGTGGTTTTGCTGAGGATGTGAAAGAGAGTAACATGGATAAGCTTGTTTCCCATAGCCACTCCTCTGGAAAAACAGAGAAAGGGAAAGCAAACATCAACTCTTCTAATGCTGCATTGGGAAAACAATCAGAAATAG CTGTGGCAGCCATGACCCGATCATCGAGGAAGATGAAGACGAGTGTGAGGAATAATAATGCTTTTGGGGTTTCAAGTTGCCCTACAATCACGAGAACAAAAAAACTACa GAATGGTCTTGATGAAGATGTTAAACATTTAAATTCGTGGACTGATCCACAGGCAAATAGAAAG AAGAGGCCAAAAACTGAAAAAACAAGTGAATTGCCAGAAGAATTCATTCGAGAGAAGAAAGCATACTATGACGACATTGATAATTTTGAACTGCCAGTGGAGGAAGTATCCCAAGATGAGTCAGATTAG